A window of Clostridium botulinum BKT015925 contains these coding sequences:
- a CDS encoding YihY/virulence factor BrkB family protein: MDRFKNKKTIFQLLYNLKKDEIFALASQLAYSLLLSFFPFLIFLFTITSYSTIQSDRVLFTLKNIIPESAYTLVYSIINEVLESKNVNLLSFSFIITIWIASNGFKAVIRALNKAYGEKEERSFIKLQLMAIITTIILTFLIIFSLFLLVLGNIIGYKIMKFFSLPDNLFFVWNVFRYFLMLIFMILIFAVIYKLTPCRKLTFGEVLPGSIFATIGWIIVSLGFSFYVDNFANYSRLYGSIGAVIILMVWLFLTSIIILIGGEINALLLKR; the protein is encoded by the coding sequence TTGGATAGATTTAAAAATAAGAAAACTATTTTTCAATTGCTCTACAATTTAAAAAAAGATGAGATATTTGCATTAGCTTCTCAACTTGCCTATAGTTTGTTACTTTCTTTTTTTCCTTTTCTAATTTTTTTATTTACAATAACAAGTTATAGCACTATACAAAGTGATAGAGTACTATTTACATTAAAAAATATAATTCCTGAAAGTGCTTACACTTTAGTTTACTCTATTATCAATGAAGTTTTAGAATCTAAAAATGTAAATTTACTATCTTTTAGCTTTATAATAACTATTTGGATAGCTTCAAATGGTTTTAAAGCAGTAATTAGAGCCTTAAATAAAGCTTATGGAGAAAAAGAAGAACGTTCTTTTATTAAACTTCAGCTTATGGCAATTATAACTACTATAATATTAACTTTTTTAATTATATTTTCTCTTTTTCTTTTAGTATTAGGAAATATTATTGGATATAAGATTATGAAATTCTTCTCTTTACCTGATAATTTATTTTTTGTTTGGAATGTATTTAGATATTTTTTAATGCTTATTTTCATGATATTAATATTTGCTGTAATTTATAAATTAACGCCATGTCGTAAGTTAACCTTTGGAGAGGTATTACCTGGGTCTATCTTTGCTACTATCGGATGGATTATCGTATCCCTTGGATTTTCTTTTTATGTTGATAATTTTGCTAACTACTCAAGACTTTATGGCAGTATAGGAGCAGTAATAATACTTATGGTTTGGTTATTTTTAACTTCTATAATTATTTTAATAGGAGGAGAAATAAATGCTCTATTATTAAAAAGATAA
- a CDS encoding sensor histidine kinase produces the protein MRKGIIRKSITLKLFIATAIFFIIFITTQIMLQSFFFQSFYTNKKVSTLKNNLEFLERKYRITFKSAEGSIAVIKKFEEDNSAKVVVLENNGLLSYITDNKEELKDSNKIRIIQAIIEQWTSNPEAFKNLQEKGKTITYIFNDPYYNLKHIVAIDPVVINNNVGKVLFAVSSLQPVDEAVKVMKEFFIYTYIVAIILILVLSTMYSKMISKPLVKLNKTALKMAKLDFDETCEAHGEDEIGNLGDTLNFLSRNLKEALSSLQESNKKLKRDIEKEKELESMRKEFVASVSHELKTPISLIEGYAEGIKDDIMEEEDKEYYIDVIIDEARKMGVLVADMLELSRLESGTQKINIKPFIIDNIINSEVKKLNKINEDKNYKDRINILVDLQKEVEVVGDEDKIHQVITNFLTNAIRYTKPKGKIYITSKIYKDKLLVEVENEGENIKDEELTKIWDKFYKLDKSRSRSLGGTGLGLAIVKNILKLHNSDYGVSNTDIGVKFFFTLNKKDIQI, from the coding sequence ATGAGAAAAGGAATAATAAGAAAAAGTATTACATTAAAATTGTTTATAGCAACAGCTATATTTTTTATAATTTTCATAACAACTCAGATTATGTTGCAATCTTTCTTTTTTCAAAGCTTTTATACTAATAAAAAGGTAAGTACTTTAAAAAACAATTTAGAATTTTTGGAGAGAAAGTATCGTATAACTTTTAAAAGTGCAGAAGGAAGTATCGCTGTTATAAAAAAATTTGAAGAAGACAATAGCGCAAAGGTAGTTGTATTAGAAAATAATGGTCTTTTAAGTTATATAACGGATAATAAAGAAGAGCTTAAAGATTCTAATAAAATAAGAATAATTCAAGCTATAATAGAGCAATGGACATCAAACCCAGAGGCTTTTAAAAATCTTCAAGAGAAAGGTAAGACAATAACATACATATTTAATGATCCATACTATAATTTAAAACATATAGTTGCTATTGATCCAGTGGTTATAAATAATAATGTAGGAAAGGTTTTGTTTGCGGTGTCATCTCTTCAACCAGTAGATGAAGCTGTAAAAGTAATGAAAGAATTTTTTATATATACATACATAGTTGCTATAATATTGATTTTGGTATTATCAACTATGTATTCAAAGATGATATCAAAGCCTTTGGTTAAGCTTAATAAAACAGCACTTAAAATGGCGAAGCTTGATTTTGATGAAACATGCGAAGCACATGGTGAAGATGAAATAGGAAATCTTGGAGATACTTTAAACTTTTTATCACGAAACTTAAAAGAGGCTTTATCATCATTACAAGAGAGTAATAAAAAGTTAAAGAGGGATATTGAAAAAGAAAAAGAATTAGAAAGTATGCGAAAAGAGTTTGTAGCATCTGTATCCCATGAACTTAAAACCCCTATAAGTTTAATTGAAGGATATGCTGAAGGAATAAAAGATGATATTATGGAAGAAGAGGATAAGGAGTATTATATAGATGTAATAATTGATGAAGCAAGAAAGATGGGAGTACTTGTAGCAGATATGCTAGAGCTTTCAAGACTTGAATCTGGAACTCAAAAAATAAATATAAAACCTTTTATTATTGATAATATTATAAATAGTGAAGTAAAAAAATTAAATAAAATAAATGAAGATAAAAATTATAAAGATAGAATTAATATATTAGTAGATTTACAAAAAGAAGTAGAAGTTGTAGGGGATGAAGATAAAATACATCAAGTTATAACTAACTTTCTTACAAATGCTATTAGATATACAAAGCCAAAGGGTAAAATATATATAACATCAAAAATATATAAAGATAAACTATTGGTGGAAGTAGAAAATGAAGGGGAAAATATAAAAGATGAGGAACTTACAAAGATATGGGATAAGTTTTATAAATTAGATAAATCTCGAAGTAGGAGTCTTGGAGGAACAGGGCTTGGTCTTGCTATAGTTAAGAATATATTAAAACTTCATAATAGTGACTATGGAGTTTCTAATACAGATATAGGAGTAAAATTTTTCTTTACATTAAATAAAAAAGATATACAAATATAA
- a CDS encoding fructose-bisphosphatase class III, which produces MTFCDENNLDLIKRDLRYLKLLAKQYPDISSASTEIVNLQAILNLPKSTEHFLSDIHGEYESFTHVLKNASGVIKRKIDDVFGNSLRDSEKLTLATVIYYPEQKLELIKQCEKDLSDWYKITLYRLIELCRAVSSKYTRSKVRKALPHDFAYIIEELLHEHDGTINKQEYYNGIISTIIDIDRAPEFITAISKVIQRLVVDRLHIIGDIYDRGPGAEIILEALMKHHSVDIQWGNHDILWMGAAAGSEACICNVLRISLRYANLNTIEDGYGINLLPLATFAMDIYENDPCNSFIPKTINKELTQNEINLISKMHKAISIIQFKLQGQIIKNHPEFKMDDQLLLDKINYEKGTISLDGNIYKLNDTVFPTIDPKNPYTLTPGEDDLIKKITKSFVNSEKLQRHIRFLYSKGSMYLIYNSNLLYHGCIPLNEDGTFKEVTIDGKKYFGKSLLDKFDCLAREAFFFKEDSRLKKFAMDMVWYLWCGPNSPEFGKYKMATFERYFIDNEGTHIEYRNPYYKYRSNEKVVINILKEFGLDPNCSHIINGHIPVKTKAGENPIKANGKLLVIDGGFCRAYQPETGIAGYTLIYNSYGLLLSSHEPFSSIRKAIEEEKDILSSTIILEQVVSRKRVSDTDIGKNLKKQIRELEMLLIAYRKGLIKEQNSEK; this is translated from the coding sequence ATGACCTTCTGTGACGAAAATAATTTAGATTTAATTAAAAGGGATTTAAGATATTTGAAGTTGCTCGCAAAACAATATCCAGATATCTCATCAGCAAGTACTGAAATAGTAAACTTGCAAGCTATCTTAAATTTACCTAAAAGTACAGAACACTTTTTAAGTGACATTCATGGAGAATATGAATCTTTTACTCATGTACTTAAAAATGCTTCTGGAGTTATTAAGCGTAAAATAGATGATGTTTTTGGAAACTCTCTAAGAGATAGTGAAAAATTAACTTTAGCAACAGTAATTTATTATCCTGAGCAAAAGTTAGAACTTATAAAGCAGTGTGAAAAGGATTTAAGTGATTGGTACAAGATAACTTTGTACAGGCTAATTGAACTTTGTAGAGCAGTTTCTTCTAAATATACACGTTCTAAAGTTAGAAAAGCTTTACCACATGATTTTGCTTATATAATAGAAGAATTACTTCACGAACACGATGGAACAATTAACAAACAAGAGTATTATAATGGTATAATCTCAACTATCATTGACATTGATAGAGCACCCGAATTTATAACTGCTATCTCCAAAGTCATTCAAAGACTTGTAGTAGATAGACTTCATATTATAGGAGATATTTATGATAGAGGTCCTGGTGCAGAAATTATACTAGAAGCTTTAATGAAACATCATTCAGTAGATATTCAATGGGGAAATCATGATATTTTGTGGATGGGTGCAGCAGCTGGTTCTGAAGCTTGTATCTGTAATGTTCTTAGAATTTCTCTAAGATATGCTAATTTAAACACAATTGAAGACGGTTACGGTATTAATTTACTTCCTCTTGCTACATTTGCTATGGATATTTATGAAAATGATCCTTGTAATAGTTTTATTCCTAAAACTATTAATAAAGAACTTACTCAAAATGAAATTAATCTAATATCAAAAATGCATAAGGCAATATCAATAATTCAATTTAAACTTCAAGGACAAATTATTAAAAATCATCCTGAGTTTAAGATGGATGATCAGTTGCTTCTTGATAAGATTAATTATGAAAAAGGAACTATAAGTCTTGATGGAAATATATATAAATTAAATGATACTGTTTTTCCTACTATAGATCCTAAAAATCCTTATACTTTAACACCTGGAGAAGATGATTTAATTAAAAAAATAACTAAATCATTTGTAAACAGTGAGAAGCTTCAACGCCATATTCGTTTTCTTTATAGTAAAGGTTCAATGTACCTTATTTATAATTCAAATTTACTATATCACGGATGTATTCCACTTAACGAAGACGGAACTTTTAAAGAAGTGACTATAGATGGTAAAAAATACTTTGGTAAATCTCTTTTAGACAAATTTGATTGTCTTGCAAGAGAAGCATTTTTCTTTAAGGAAGATTCTCGACTTAAAAAGTTTGCTATGGATATGGTATGGTACTTATGGTGTGGTCCTAATTCACCTGAATTTGGTAAATATAAAATGGCTACATTTGAAAGATATTTCATAGATAATGAAGGAACTCATATCGAGTATAGAAACCCATATTACAAATATAGATCAAACGAAAAAGTCGTTATTAACATATTAAAAGAATTTGGACTTGATCCTAATTGTTCTCATATAATTAATGGACATATTCCTGTTAAAACTAAAGCTGGTGAAAATCCAATTAAAGCTAATGGTAAATTGCTAGTTATTGATGGTGGTTTTTGTAGAGCATATCAACCTGAGACAGGCATTGCGGGATATACTTTGATTTATAATTCTTATGGACTTTTATTAAGTTCTCATGAACCTTTTTCATCTATAAGAAAAGCTATTGAAGAAGAAAAAGATATATTATCATCTACTATTATACTTGAACAAGTTGTATCAAGGAAAAGAGTTTCTGATACAGATATAGGAAAAAATTTAAAAAAACAAATACGAGAACTTGAAATGTTATTAATTGCATATAGAAAAGGTCTTATTAAAGAACAAAATTCAGAAAAATAG
- a CDS encoding response regulator transcription factor: MNILIIEDEDRMRKLLRDYFKKEGFCVFEGENGIEGLEIFKSNNINIVILDIMIPYLDGWKVCKNIRELSKVPIIMLTAKSEEEDKLLGYELGADDYVTKPFSPKVLVAKVKALLKRSIIDINEEKNIINYNGLEINEPSNEVKIDGKVIVLSPKEYDLLLFFVKNKDIVLSRDKLLDRVWGFDYDGGLRTVDTHIKRLREKLKNKADYIVTVRGKGYKFEVN; encoded by the coding sequence ATGAACATATTAATTATTGAAGATGAAGATAGGATGCGAAAGTTGCTTAGAGATTATTTTAAAAAAGAGGGGTTTTGTGTATTTGAAGGTGAAAATGGTATAGAAGGACTAGAAATATTCAAAAGCAATAATATTAATATAGTTATATTAGATATTATGATTCCTTATTTAGATGGATGGAAAGTATGCAAGAATATAAGAGAATTATCAAAAGTTCCTATAATAATGCTCACAGCAAAAAGTGAAGAAGAAGATAAGCTTTTGGGATATGAATTAGGAGCTGATGATTATGTTACAAAACCTTTTAGTCCTAAAGTTTTAGTGGCAAAGGTTAAAGCATTACTTAAAAGAAGTATAATAGATATAAATGAAGAAAAAAATATCATTAATTATAATGGACTTGAGATAAATGAACCTTCAAATGAAGTGAAAATAGATGGAAAAGTTATAGTATTATCACCAAAAGAGTATGATTTATTATTATTTTTCGTTAAGAATAAAGATATTGTATTAAGTCGAGATAAGCTTTTAGATAGAGTATGGGGATTTGATTATGATGGAGGACTTAGAACTGTTGATACTCATATTAAAAGGCTTAGGGAAAAGTTGAAAAATAAAGCTGATTATATAGTAACTGTAAGAGGCAAGGGATATAAATTTGAGGTGAATTAA
- a CDS encoding S1C family serine protease, producing MNNDYKEHDFIDVDSSEIKNSTVKKNRKGIGKKFLSYILIGVISASLGGTVSAIGTIKYYNNKNAKQELTQKTPLPNKSGASLVPMSVSSIVKQVGPAVVGVSTKSISSVDMFGFPETQEGMGSGIIFSEDGYILTNYHVINGARQISVILNNGKEGKEIPAKVVNYNSAMDLAVIKLTEKVKVPAVAEFGDSDNIQVGDPAIAIGNPLGKQFLGSVTYGVISAVNRKVSIEGQNQNFIQTDAAINPGNSGGALVNTYGQVIGINSAKIGGSQVEGLGFAIPINAVKPQIQNLIKPILKMGIMVRNIDDKIAKQYKLPMGVYVQQVEEFSPAEKAGITPGDIIIKFDRKSVKTVEEMNSIKQKHNSGDVIDVEVNRDGKNKTLKLTLSE from the coding sequence ATGAATAATGATTATAAAGAGCATGATTTTATAGATGTGGATTCATCTGAAATTAAAAATAGTACAGTTAAAAAGAATAGAAAGGGTATTGGTAAAAAATTTCTTTCTTATATATTAATTGGAGTTATCTCTGCATCTTTAGGAGGTACCGTTTCAGCTATAGGAACAATAAAATACTACAATAATAAGAATGCTAAACAAGAATTGACGCAAAAGACACCTTTACCTAATAAATCTGGAGCATCCCTTGTACCAATGTCTGTATCAAGCATTGTAAAACAAGTGGGTCCAGCTGTTGTTGGTGTTTCTACTAAAAGTATTTCTTCTGTAGATATGTTTGGATTTCCTGAAACACAAGAAGGTATGGGATCTGGAATTATCTTTAGCGAAGATGGTTATATTTTAACTAACTATCATGTTATAAATGGTGCAAGACAAATCTCTGTTATCTTAAACAATGGTAAAGAAGGTAAAGAAATACCTGCAAAAGTTGTAAATTATAACTCTGCTATGGATCTTGCAGTTATAAAACTAACTGAAAAAGTTAAAGTACCTGCTGTAGCTGAGTTCGGTGATTCTGATAATATTCAAGTTGGTGATCCTGCTATTGCAATTGGTAATCCTCTTGGGAAACAATTTCTTGGCTCTGTAACTTATGGTGTTATTAGTGCTGTAAATAGAAAAGTATCTATTGAAGGACAAAATCAAAATTTTATACAAACTGATGCTGCAATAAACCCTGGTAATAGTGGTGGTGCTCTTGTAAATACTTATGGTCAAGTAATTGGTATTAATAGTGCTAAAATTGGTGGTAGTCAAGTTGAAGGATTAGGATTTGCAATTCCAATTAATGCAGTTAAACCTCAAATTCAAAATCTTATAAAACCGATTTTAAAAATGGGTATTATGGTAAGAAACATAGATGATAAAATCGCAAAACAATATAAGTTACCTATGGGAGTGTATGTTCAACAAGTTGAAGAATTTAGCCCAGCTGAAAAAGCCGGCATAACTCCTGGTGACATAATTATTAAATTTGATAGGAAAAGTGTTAAAACAGTTGAAGAAATGAATTCTATAAAACAAAAACATAATTCTGGAGACGTTATAGACGTTGAAGTAAATAGAGATGGTAAAAATAAAACTTTAAAACTAACTTTAAGTGAATAA